A region of Halalkaliarchaeum desulfuricum DNA encodes the following proteins:
- a CDS encoding DUF7472 family protein — MEIDEEVRRKTIVSISAVAVFLAALVGVGIFYDGGDSLPEAGAMAIVGLLVAFVFLMAAVGFYLDRTK, encoded by the coding sequence ATGGAAATCGACGAGGAGGTGCGTCGGAAGACGATCGTTTCGATCTCCGCTGTCGCCGTGTTTCTCGCTGCGCTGGTCGGGGTCGGGATCTTTTACGACGGCGGCGACTCGCTGCCGGAAGCCGGCGCGATGGCTATCGTCGGCCTGCTCGTGGCGTTCGTCTTCCTGATGGCCGCGGTCGGCTTTTACCTCGATCGCACCAAGTGA